The Thermodesulfobacteriota bacterium genome contains the following window.
CCCATAAGTAGCAACAATAACATTGGTAGCATCATAGACATCACAGTCTTCATGCCCCAATATCTCAACAAACACCTTTTCATCTGACCCTTTCCTCCTTTGAGAGGGATTTCCAAGTCAAGTGCAGCAAAAGCTGTGCCATTGAGAAGATAGAACACTAATTCCCCGTGTTCATTAGATTTGACAAATCGACTCAAGAGATGTCTGAAACAATTTATGGAAGGAAAAAATGCTTACTGCCTAGTAATTAAGCATTTAAGACCCTCAATTAGGCACTTAAATACCCTGCAAAATATTGAAAAAAATTCCAACTGTGTTTCTTATTAAAAATTTATAGAACTCGTGTTGTGTTCTACAAGTTGCAAATCAATATACAAGTATACTTGCGACATTAGCAAACAGAGACAAAAAATCAACAGTAATCGCCTTTTTCCACTTAAATTTCCAGTTGTTTTCCCTTCGTTTCAGGGAGGGTCATCACAACTATTGCTGCGGCAATTGCAAACACTGCTACAGTAATAAGTGCATGACCATAGCCATATAATCCAGCAATAAACCCTACCATCGGCGGAGCTATAGCAGAAACACCCCTACCAACGTTGTAACAAAATCCCTGAGCGGTTCCTCTTGCTCTAGTAGGAAATATCTCAGAGAATATAGCACCAAAACCAGAATAAAATCCAGTACCAAAAAATCCAATGAATGGCCCAAGAACGAGAACCGTAGTCAAGTCTTTTGCATGTCCAAAAAACCATACCAACACAGCCATGGCAAGAAGGTAAATAACAAAAACGGGACGTCTTCCAAAACGATCACTGATCCAACCAAATGTATTACAACCTACAAACGCTCCAACATTGATCGGAATAATCCACGCAAATCCCTTCGGTCCCAATCCCACTCCGCCCTCCTCAACCGGCCTAGATAGAAATTGGGGAATCCAAAAATAAAGCCCCCAGTAGGCTATCATACATAAGCTCGTAAGGACCGTAGCCGTAATGGTATACCTGATCAAATCCCTCCTAAAAATTTGTCCAAGTGTAAAACTTTGTCCTTTCTCACCGAGTTTCCCCTCTTTCCTCATGTCTGCAGTTTTCTGCCAGATCTCGGGTTCATCAAGGTGTCTCCTGATATAGAAAACCAAAAAAGCAGGAGTTATTCCAACCAAGAATAGAATCCTCCATCCAACATTCACATCAAAACCTGGAATAATTAAAGTGGCAAGTATTCCTGCCAAAATGTAACCAACAGCCCATCCACTTTGTACCATACCAATGACCTTACCCCTATGCTGCTTCGGCCAGCTCTCTGCGACTAAAACCTCGCCGGATGCCCATTCCCCCCCCATACCGAGACCCAGAAATAAGCGACAAACTATCAGAAACCACACGGTAGGGGAAAAAGCGCTAAGACCTGTGAATAGAGAATACACGAGTATCGTATAAGTTAACGCCCGAACCCTGCCTATATAATCTGAAACTATTCCGAATACCGCTCCGCCGAAGGCCGATGAGAAGAGTGTTACGGAGAAAATGGTTCCCACCTGTGACGGAGAAAGGGAAAATACTTCAGCTATGCTTGAAACCGCAAAGGCAAATAATAGAAGATCCATGGCATCCAATGTCCATCCTAAAAAGGCTGCTATGAATGCCTTCCACTGATCTGAATTTATGTCCCTATACCAACCAAATAGACCTGGTTTTGGTGCGGTAAAACCTGTTAGCTCATTACTCATAATTGCCTCTCCGATAAAATTACAACTAGAAATTTCATTCGACCATCCTACTAAATTTAAACTTTCGTGTCAATGACAATATTAAGTTTGTTGACTTGAGGATCTTATAGCGTTAAATTGTAAGGTAAGCAATGAATAAAAAATTTCTATACTTGGAAACCTATGGCTGTCAGATGAATGAATACGATTCGGACAGGATCAGGAATAGTGTCGACTTAGAGATAACTCAAGATCCTCAAAAAGCCGATGTAGTTATCATTAATACATGCGCCATAAGAGAAAAAGCCGATCAAAAAGCATTCAGCAGTTTGGGAAGATTTAAACACTTAAAAGCTAAAAATCCAAACTTAATAGTTGGTATTGCCGGGTGTGTCGCTCAACTCTACGGAGAAAAGCTCCTGAAAAAGATCCCACATTTAGACCTTGTCTTGGGACCGCGCGCCATTCCCAGTTTGCCTAAACTCTTAACACAGATCGAAAAAGAGAAAATGAGAAACGTGGAAACCTCCCTCGATTTAGAGGAGATATTCGAAGTTGAACCATATCATGAAAATGGCAAAGTATCCGCATTCGTATCTGTGCAGCAAGGTTGTAATAAAACGTGCTCATACTGCATTGTCCCCTTTGTGAGAGGAAAAGAAATCAATAGACCTTTAAATGATATATTAACTGAAACCAAAAACTTGCTTACAAAAGGTGTGAGAGAAGTTACGCTCATTGGACAAACTGTGAATTCTTGGAAGGCCAACGGTTACAAATTTGGCGATCTCTTAAGAAAAGTCGCAGAAATAAAAGAATTACTTAGAATTCGCTTTACAACATCATACCCTCGTGATGTCACTAAAAAGATGATCTATGCCATGAGAGAGGCGCCAAAGGTATGTCACCATATTCACCTTCCGGTTCAGTCTGGCTCAAATAGAATATTGGCGATGATGAAGAGGACTTATACAAAGGAATCATATTTAGATATAATAAAGGCATTAAGAGAGTCGATCCCTGATATCGCAATAACAACAGATCTGATAGTCGGATTCCCAGGGGAAACGGAGCAGGATTTCAACGAAACTTTGGAATTGATCAAGGAAGTGGAATTTGACACCAGCTTTTCTTTTAAATTTTCGCCACGCCCCGGAACGCCAGCAGCCGAAAGCAACAAACTAGTACCAGAAATTATCTCAAACAAAAGATTAGCTATGTTACAGAACATTCAAAAAGAAATCACAATTCGCAAGAATCAAAAAAAGGTAGGCACCGTAGAAGAGGTTTTGGTTGAGGGTGAGAGCAGAAATGATCCATCATGGCAATCTGGCAGGAATACTCATAATCAAATAGTTAATTCCCCTGGACCACTTAGTCTCAAAGGTAAGATAGTGAATGTGCGGATCTCTGAAGGTCTACAAAACTCCCTCAGGGGAGAATTGTTACAATAAAAACTAACGGAGGTGTATTATGATATTCGAAATGAAGGTCTCTGGTATAGCTTTAGATCCTTTTACTAACAGCCCAATTGTAATTCTCAAGGATCTCTCTGGAGAAAAAATACTTCCAATCTGGATAGGGTTTATGGAAGCCAGTTCAATTGCAATGGAACTTGAAAAAACACCAAGGGTCAGGCCTTTAACCCACGACCTTATGAAAAATTTATTGGAAAACTTGAATTTTTCCGTTTCAAGAGTCGAGGTAACTGATTTAAGAAACGACACATTTTACGCAGAAATACATATAAAAAGGGATAGCGAGGAATACATTCTGGACTCCAGGCCCAGCGATGCAATAGCCATCGCGCTAAGGACTGGTTCAAGCATTTGGGTCAAAGACGAGGTTTTTGAAAAATCCAAGAAGTTGGATTTTGATGAGAGTAAAGAAAAACTTTCCGATCTTCTCGATAAGATTCCACCAGGTGATTTTGGAAAATATAAGATGTAATTATAAATGCATTTGAGATGTACTAATTTCATGCTTTGATAATCTGTACCGTAGCGAACGCAAGGAGATACCGAGATTTTTTGCCGCTTCTGTTTTGTTTCCTTTGCTAGCTTTTAGAGCACTACCTAACAATTGTTTTTCGACATTATTGAGTATGGTATCCAAACCCATCTTTGAATAGTTGTAGTTATCAAGTTCCACTAAATTTTCCCCATAAACAAGATTCGGTAATGTCTCTGGAAGAATCAGATCAGCGTTTTCAAGCGCTATACACCTCACTATTATATTTTCAAGCTCCCTGACATTTCCAGGGAACTGATAGCTCTCCAATATGCTAAGTGCAGCCCGAGAAATATCATGAATGTCCGTCCCCATCTCCTTCGAATACTTATTGATGAAATGTAAAACCAATAACGGTATATCTTCCTTACGTTCTCTTAAGGGTGGGAGTGATATCTTTATTACATTAAGTCTGTAGAATAGATCCTCACGAAAATTACCATTTAGCACCTCTTCCTCAATTTTCTTATTCGTGGCTGCAATAACTCTTAAATCAACTTTAGTGTCTTCAGATGCGCCTAAGGGTCTGATCTTTTTCTCCTCAATTGCCCTCAGAAGTTTTACTTGAAGGTGTGGGGATAACTCGCCGATCTCGTCCAACAAAATGGTACCACCGTCAGCAATCTCGAAAATTCCTTTTTTATCTCTAAGGGCTCCAGTAAAGGCACCTCTCCTGTAACCGAAAAGCTCACTCTCGATAAGGGAATCTGGTAGTGCACCACAATTAACAGGAACGAACGGACCAGCATGCCTTATCCCACTATGGTGTATCGCCAAAGCTACAAGCTCTTTACCCGTTCCGCTCTCACCCGATATTATAACGTTTACATTTAGCTTCGATACTTTCTTAATGAGGTCGAAGACTCCGAGCATGGAAGGACTATTCCCAATTATATGACCAAAGCCGTATTGTTTCTCCATTTCCTTTTTCAATCTTAGACATTTGCGATCGCTCTTTTTCTTTTCGAGTGCCTCCTCTATTACCTTTTTCAATTCATCAATCTTGAACGGTTTTGCAATGTAGTCATAGGCACCAAGCTTCATTGCTTCTAAAGCAGTTTCGTGTGAGGCGTATGCCGTAATCATTATTACGCTCGTTTCGGGACTCTTTTCGTTTATTGTTCTTAACAGGTCAATGCCATTTATTGTTGGCACTACGATGTCAAGAACAGCTAAGTCGTAAAGATTATTTTCCATCCTGTTAATCGCTTCACTACCGTCTGCCACAGTTTCAACCATATAGCCAATTTTGTTAAGCATCATGCCCAGAAATTCTCTTATGCCTGGTTCATCGTCGACCACTATGATCCTGCTCGGTTCATTCCCCATAATTCGCCTCCGATCTCATATGATTGGATATAGTACTTATCAATTTCAGCCAACGCGATAATCTTAAATATCTACATAGATCCTAACCTTGTTTTCTGGACCGTTTGTATCAAAGTGACGATATGGGCTTCAGTTTTCAATCATAAGACATTAGAGTACAACCGTTACCAAAATGCTTTATCTTAAGAAAAGAACCAACAATTTCAATAAATGACAATTCCATCAATTCGATCGCAATCACGCAATCTGCTACCAACCCCTGACTGCCTTATTAATTTGATCAGTCAAGTATCAACTCAGGTAGGAAATCAACAAAATAATTATATTACTAGAACCCATAAATATTATAGCCAATAGAAATACAAAAGTGCTCAGTTTTAATCATTAATCAAATTTTTCGGGTAGTGTGTAATCCTGCGGGAAGCCGAAGGGCATAAGGGTGGCTAAAGACATACATCTTGGTCAAAGACACCCATTTTAGTCATTGATGACATTTCAGAAACTGTCATTTTTATACTGAAGAGAGAATGTAGCAACCGCTCCCACCGAACGGCCATAATTCTTCCTTGTCATTGGGTTTTGTTTGAACTTATTTCAGGCTCAGGGGGGAGTACATTCCTTTACAAAGGTAACATGATAGCATGTAATTATGAGATTATTGCTCGAATGACTTTCTTGGCCCTGTGACAAGATATATAGAATTTGCAATTCAAAAATCAAGAAGCAAGTGTTGAGATGAGTTTGAACATTGGTAGATACATCGCAATTACAATAACCCCTACAGTAACTCCTAAAAATACAATTATTGCAGGCTCGAGTGCTGACATTAAAGCGGCTATGGCAACATCCACTTCGTCGTCGTAAAAATCACCAATCTTGTTAAGCATTTCTTCTAAACCGCCAGTTTGTTCTCCAACAGAAATCATCTGAACTACCATCGGAGTAAAGATCTGAGGCCTTATTGAAAGCGGCTGGGCGAGCGTTTGTCCCTCGCTAACACTCTTCCTCGCTTCCAGTATCGCTTCTTGAACAACTATATTACCCGATGCTTTTGAAGTTATTTCTAATCCATCTAAAATTGGAATACCACCAGCGATAAGTGTAGCCAGAGTCCTGGAAAACCTCGCAATAATTATTTTGAGCCTTAGGTCTCCCACTATCCAAAGTTTTAGGAGAAAATAATCGAAAATCCTCCTAACCCTAATTGAGCGACGATAGAGTAGAATTATAAATATCGAAATAAGCATAATTGATCCGATAATGTAGAGAATATTACTCCTCGCAAAAAAACTGATGTTAATAATATACTGAGTAAGTGTAGGAAGGGTCGTACCCAAATCTTTGAAGACCTCAGCAAATGTGGGAACAACAAATATTATTACAAGAGAAAGCACGAGTATAGCAACGAGTATTACAATTGCTGGATAAATTAAGGCACCCTTAACTCTTCTCCTAATGGCCTCAATCTTCTCTAAATAAATCGCAAGTCTCAGAAGCACTACATCAAGAACACCACCTGCCTCGCCTGCCCTAGCCATGTTCACATATAGACTATCAAAAGCTTTCGGATGCTTTGAAAGTGCATCGGCAAAAGCTGAACCACTCTCGACTTCTTCCTTAACCAAGGATATTATATTTTTAAATTTCGCGTTATTTTGTTGAGAGGATAGGACTTCTAACGACTTGACAAGCGGGAGTCCTGCGTCAATCATGGTAGCC
Protein-coding sequences here:
- a CDS encoding MFS transporter; the protein is MSNELTGFTAPKPGLFGWYRDINSDQWKAFIAAFLGWTLDAMDLLLFAFAVSSIAEVFSLSPSQVGTIFSVTLFSSAFGGAVFGIVSDYIGRVRALTYTILVYSLFTGLSAFSPTVWFLIVCRLFLGLGMGGEWASGEVLVAESWPKQHRGKVIGMVQSGWAVGYILAGILATLIIPGFDVNVGWRILFLVGITPAFLVFYIRRHLDEPEIWQKTADMRKEGKLGEKGQSFTLGQIFRRDLIRYTITATVLTSLCMIAYWGLYFWIPQFLSRPVEEGGVGLGPKGFAWIIPINVGAFVGCNTFGWISDRFGRRPVFVIYLLAMAVLVWFFGHAKDLTTVLVLGPFIGFFGTGFYSGFGAIFSEIFPTRARGTAQGFCYNVGRGVSAIAPPMVGFIAGLYGYGHALITVAVFAIAAAIVVMTLPETKGKQLEI
- the miaB gene encoding tRNA (N6-isopentenyl adenosine(37)-C2)-methylthiotransferase MiaB, with protein sequence MNKKFLYLETYGCQMNEYDSDRIRNSVDLEITQDPQKADVVIINTCAIREKADQKAFSSLGRFKHLKAKNPNLIVGIAGCVAQLYGEKLLKKIPHLDLVLGPRAIPSLPKLLTQIEKEKMRNVETSLDLEEIFEVEPYHENGKVSAFVSVQQGCNKTCSYCIVPFVRGKEINRPLNDILTETKNLLTKGVREVTLIGQTVNSWKANGYKFGDLLRKVAEIKELLRIRFTTSYPRDVTKKMIYAMREAPKVCHHIHLPVQSGSNRILAMMKRTYTKESYLDIIKALRESIPDIAITTDLIVGFPGETEQDFNETLELIKEVEFDTSFSFKFSPRPGTPAAESNKLVPEIISNKRLAMLQNIQKEITIRKNQKKVGTVEEVLVEGESRNDPSWQSGRNTHNQIVNSPGPLSLKGKIVNVRISEGLQNSLRGELLQ
- a CDS encoding bifunctional nuclease family protein → MIFEMKVSGIALDPFTNSPIVILKDLSGEKILPIWIGFMEASSIAMELEKTPRVRPLTHDLMKNLLENLNFSVSRVEVTDLRNDTFYAEIHIKRDSEEYILDSRPSDAIAIALRTGSSIWVKDEVFEKSKKLDFDESKEKLSDLLDKIPPGDFGKYKM
- a CDS encoding sigma-54 dependent transcriptional regulator is translated as MGNEPSRIIVVDDEPGIREFLGMMLNKIGYMVETVADGSEAINRMENNLYDLAVLDIVVPTINGIDLLRTINEKSPETSVIMITAYASHETALEAMKLGAYDYIAKPFKIDELKKVIEEALEKKKSDRKCLRLKKEMEKQYGFGHIIGNSPSMLGVFDLIKKVSKLNVNVIISGESGTGKELVALAIHHSGIRHAGPFVPVNCGALPDSLIESELFGYRRGAFTGALRDKKGIFEIADGGTILLDEIGELSPHLQVKLLRAIEEKKIRPLGASEDTKVDLRVIAATNKKIEEEVLNGNFREDLFYRLNVIKISLPPLRERKEDIPLLVLHFINKYSKEMGTDIHDISRAALSILESYQFPGNVRELENIIVRCIALENADLILPETLPNLVYGENLVELDNYNYSKMGLDTILNNVEKQLLGSALKASKGNKTEAAKNLGISLRSLRYRLSKHEISTSQMHL
- a CDS encoding type II secretion system F family protein; the encoded protein is MPVFAWEGVVRGKIQKGEMEAPSKSAVLTRLRQMQVKPIPSRVKEKGKLFSFNIQLGGVSTRELVVFTRQLATMIDAGLPLVKSLEVLSSQQNNAKFKNIISLVKEEVESGSAFADALSKHPKAFDSLYVNMARAGEAGGVLDVVLLRLAIYLEKIEAIRRRVKGALIYPAIVILVAILVLSLVIIFVVPTFAEVFKDLGTTLPTLTQYIINISFFARSNILYIIGSIMLISIFIILLYRRSIRVRRIFDYFLLKLWIVGDLRLKIIIARFSRTLATLIAGGIPILDGLEITSKASGNIVVQEAILEARKSVSEGQTLAQPLSIRPQIFTPMVVQMISVGEQTGGLEEMLNKIGDFYDDEVDVAIAALMSALEPAIIVFLGVTVGVIVIAMYLPMFKLISTLAS